A window of Deltaproteobacteria bacterium genomic DNA:
CGGCACAAGCCAGCCCGCCCCGCACCCAACCCACCAGGCTGTCCGAGAAATCGATAAGCTGGCGGGAAATCCCGCCGGTTTCCATGATTGACCCGGCCAGCATGAAGAGGGGTATGGCCAATAGATCGAAGGAATCCACGCCGGCGAAAAGTTTGGCGATGGAGACATTGGTCAGGAAACCGAAAATGACCATGGGAATGGAAGGGGGGATGACAACGCCGATGGACCCTCCAGCCGCCACCAGGGCCGCCGAGAAGGCCGGCGGATAGCCCTGACGGATCATGGCCGGTATGGCGATGGCCCCCAGGGCGGCCGTGTCGGCCGCGGCCGAACCGGAGATACCGGCGAAGAACATAGAGGCCACCACCACGGCACAGGCCAGCCCGCCCCGTACCCAACCCACCAGGCTGTCCGAGAAATCGATAAGCTGGCGGGAAATCCCGCCGGTCTCCATGATCGCCCCGGCCAGCATGAAGAGCGGTATGGCCAAAAGATCGAAGGAATCGACGCCGGCAAAAAGCAGTTGGATGATCGTCTGACCCAGGGCCGACAGATGAACGCTGGCGGGAAAGACCCCGGGGGCCAGCATGA
This region includes:
- a CDS encoding TRAP transporter large permease subunit, yielding MIIVLLFGALFLLIALGLPIALAIGLPAIGFMLAPGVFPASVHLSALGQTIIQLLFAGVDSFDLLAIPLFMLAGAIMETGGISRQLIDFSDSLVGWVRGGLACAVVVASMFFAGISGSAAADTAALGAIAIPAMIRQGYPPAFSAALVAAGGSIGVVIPPSIPMVIFGFLTNVSIAKLFAGVDSFDLLAIPLFMLAGSIMETGGISRQLIDFSDSLVGWVRGGLACA